A stretch of DNA from Triticum dicoccoides isolate Atlit2015 ecotype Zavitan chromosome 2A, WEW_v2.0, whole genome shotgun sequence:
ggccaaggccgcggggcataTTAGGGCCATTGTCCCGCATCTAGTAGGAGAGAATGGGATCTCCCTTCTCCAGTACGCAGATGACACCATTATATTGGTGGAAGGCTCCCCGAACGACATCATGAACCTGAAGTTCCTCctgctctgcttccagcaggatGTCTGGCCTCAGGATCAACTTCGATAAGAGTGCAGTCATGGTCTTGGGATACCCCGAAGACGAACGCCAGAGCATCGCGAACCGACTCAACTGCCAGCTTGGGTGCTTCCCCACGACGTATTTGGGGATCCCCATTAGCGACACGAGGCTCACGATGCCCGAGATGCGCCCCACGGTGGGGAAGCTTCAGCACCGCATTGAGCCTTGGCAGGGCCACTAGCTATCTAAGGCCGCCCGGACGATGCTCATTAACTCGTCCCTCTCCAGCTTGCTCCTATTCATCATGAGTTCTACAGCCTCCCTGAGACGCTGCACCATGAGATTGCCACAGTCCGGGACGCTTCTTCTAGGCTGGCGAGGGCAACaagcagaagtaccacatggttCGGTGGTCGGAGATCTGTAAGCCTCGCGATCAAGGCAGACTCGGGATCATGTCCTCCAAACGCATGAACATAGCTCTCCTGACCAAGTGGATGTGGTGGATTGCAAACGGAGAGGGGGGCTTGTGGCTCCGCATCATCCAGCAGAAATACCTCTGTGGTCAGCCACTCGCCTTCTGCCAGCGGCCCGGTGGGTCCCGGTTTTGGCAATCCACCATACAACTGCTCCCAGTCCTCCGCATCGGGACCTCGATTGCGGTTGGATCTGGCACCGCCATGCTGTTCTGGTTCGAAAGATGGGCTGGGGACATCCCCTTCATGGCTCACTTCCCTGACATGTTCTCCATCGCGGTTGATCCGCGGATTTTTGTAGTGGTGGCCCTTATTGGCTTAGGGCACCTAGTGTTCGGGCGACCATTTGGTCCAATGGAAAATGATGCGTGGCAGGACCTGCTCGACTGCATTGCTGTGCACGAGTCGAATCTGGAGATAGGAGAAGACCGCACCAGGTGGCGGCTTGAGCCATCTGGACAATTCGCCGCTAAATCTCTCTACCAAGCCATAGCCCCCTCGCCGGGCCTTGAAGCTCTCTCCTCCATCTAGGCGATCAGGCTTCCCTTGAAGATTAGGATAATCTTGTGGCAATGGATTCGTGGCCGCCTTCCGTCCTGTGTAGAGGTCCTGAAGCGCAACGGCCCTGGTGATGGGCGATGCCCGCTCTGCGGACCTGGGGAGGATATGAACCATATCTTCTTCACCTGTGTGTCCACGCAGTTCCTCTGGAGCTATTTACGCGAATTAGTGGGTGGAAGTTGGGACCACAACAACTTCTCCGCTCTTTTCGCCGAACTTTAGGCAGTACCAGCCGCTTCTtgccacattaggtggctgaccATCGGTGTGCTGGCCTAGACGCTGTGGACTATTATGAATAAGCTTGTGATTCAGCATGTCCCTCTTCGTCCCGCTACTGACGTTTTGTTCAAATGGTCTAGTTACTTGCAGCTTtgacggccgcttagccgccccaggGAGAGAAACgccatcacctccatcatcacccAGCTTCGCGCGATGGTTCTCCGGATGGCTCCTCCGCTTCCCCCTCCTCCACCAGAGGCGGACTAGATTCTCTCTTCCTCGTCGCCACCGCCGTGTTGTGTTGTGCGTGCCTCATGTCTGTGTTGGGCTTGTTGTGTTGTGCCCACAGCTGAATCTTGTGTAGAGTTTTGGCTTATGTGTTGGACCTTGCCGCGGTGgcgttgtgtgtgtgttgtgcggttGGTACCTTGTTGACTTTGCGCTCGGtgatttgctttatttataaagcggggcgaaaatcTTTTGATAAAATATTCTTAAGACATAAAGTATGATCATGGGCAAGATTTTTATCGCACACAACTCACCTTCTGATATCTTGCCCGATGGATAAGCCATCGCATACGTTACGCTTTCTGGCAAACAGTTCTGTTTTTCTACCGTGTGTAATGTTtcaatcacacatatagatctgtCTTCGTAGCCCCATCCTGCAGTGAACGAAGGCAGGTTAATTTGACGGATTATTAGATGAACGCGGGCAGAGCGGCCAGGAATCCAAAAGATGCTACCTGCTATCGTTGTCTCTCGATCCCGCCGGTGATACAGTGGTCAACTCTGAAATAACTCCTGCCTCGAGATCCTTAATCAGTGAGCAGGAAGTCTCCCCTATTAAGTGAACACACACCACTGAGCTAGTGCGTACACTAAACTTAGATCACAGCCTGCTCTAGTTCTCAAAGCACCACTGCTTCACTCGCTGTGCCGTAAGACATCGTAGATGATGGTGAGGGCAAGAGAGATGGTGCAAGGTCCCCGTTGCGTCGCGCTGTTGCTGCTCGTCTGCATGGCTGCTCTCGTAGCTTCGGACACCACCGATGGTGAGAGCTTTCAAGCTGTGTTACTTATGTGTTTCATTTCTAGTGCATGGCATATGGCGAGCTGATTAATCATGCCGGGAGCTGTGTTATGTCGTTTTTTTGCATGTTCATCAGGCCTCCTGCCGAACGGCAACTTCGAGGAGGCGCCGGACCGGTCGCAGATGGACGGGACGAGGGTGACGGGCCGCTACGCGATaccgcggtgggaggcctgcgggtGCGTGGAGTACATCTGCTCGGGCCAGAAGCAGGGGGACATGGTGCTGCCGGTCCCCGAGGGCGCCCACGCCGTGCGGCTCGGCAACGAcgcctccgtccagcagcagctcaGCGTGACGCCGGGGACGCACTACGCGATCACCTTCAGCGCGGCGCGCACCTGCGCCCAGGCCGAGAAGCTGAACGTGACGGTCGGGGCGCAGTCCGGCGAGCTCCCCATCCAGACGGTGTACACCAGCAGCGGCTGGGACTCCTACTCCTGGGCGTTCGAGGCCAAGGAGAGCGTCGTAACGCTCACCGTCCACAACCCCGGATATGATGAAGACGCCGCCTGCGGCCCCGTCGTCGACTCCTTCGCCATCAGGACCCTCCTGCCACCACAAAGCAACGAATGTACGTACTAGGATCATATCATACATAACCTCTCGTTTTCAGTATAGCTACGTACGTGATTTTTGCATGGATTCGCCGAAGATGACTAACTAAATACTTACACCGGCCGGCAGATAACATGCTGAAGAACGGGGACTTCGAGGAGGGCCCGTACATCTGCCCCAGCACGTCGTGCGGGGTGATGGTGCCGCCCATGGACGAGGACAGCTACTCCCCGCTGTTCCCGTGGGTGATCCTGTCGTCGACCAAGTCCGTCCGGTACGTGGACGCGGCGCACTACGCGGTGCCGCAGGGCGCCCGGGCCGTGCAGCTGGTGTTCGGCGCGGAGAGCGCGCTGGTGCAGGAGGTGTGCACCGTGCCGGGGGTGTCTTACAGGATGGAGTTCTCGATCGGGGACGCGGCCGACGGGTGCACGGGCTCCCTCGCCGTGGAGGCGTACGCGGCGGGCGGGAGGGTGACGGTCCCGTACGAGTCCCAGGGCACGGGCGGGTTCACGCGCGGCGTGCTCGAGTTCACGGCGACGGAGGACCGGACGCGGGTGGTGTTCGTCAGCGCGAGCTACAACATGAAGTCCGACGGCACGGTCTGCGGGCCCGTCGTCGACGACGCCTCGCTCGTCTGCGCGCAGAGCCACGCTCGCCGGCTGCTTCTGTGATTGTGCGGTGCCGCAATGTACGGTCCGTTGGTTTGTGACACGAACAATTTGACCTCTTCCGTTATGGAGTAGGATCTAAAATTCCGGACGGTCGGCAGTTGTAAACCAGGGTTCTGTAATGTATCGTGGATAATTTGCATTAGGGAACATCATTTTAACATTTCTTTACATGTTGTGGAGgtgaattttttttttttttgcgaatcaaGAACTTTATAGTTTGCATTAGGGAACATCATTTAAAGCATTTTAAGCATCATTAGTGTTATAATGGGACTGCATACATCAATCCATAGACATagacatctcctcctctcctctgtaGCTTGTTTTACACAGCGGTAGGCAAGTAACTTTTGAATGATAGAACACCAGCAAGTGCAAGACGCATAGTTCCGTGGCAGATTTACACGAGCGCATGACGCGGCATCGTGGCAGCCGAGCCGATAGATGCGGCGCCTGCAGCGCCGGGTGCCGGGGAGTAGACCTCTTTTTCTACAGCAGAGCGAGTTGACAAATCTTGTTCCATTTTTTAGGGAAGAAGTGGGCAACCATGTGGCTAGGCCGTTCGGCGACATGGCAGCCCAGTACGCACTTGGGCTCGGCCTGGGCCCACCCAACATGCATGCACCTGCTATCGTCATCGTTACGGCCCAGCCCACATAGCGAGCGGCTTTACCATTGACGCGTCGTCCCCAAACCCCGAGGACCCGAGGCTGCTGCACTGCATCGGGCCCTGCGGTCGTGCGGAGGAAACTGAAGCGTAGAGCAACCGGAAGCGAGCGAGACCCGAGGGATGCTCGGCTGTCCTTCTCGTGCCCTGGAACCCGGCCTCCTCTTGTCGCCTTCCATTGCCAGCCAGCATAGCCAAGTTGACATGACTGCTCCATCGACCCTTCCCCGTTTTAAAGCCCCATTGTTGACAGTGTAGGAGCAGAGAGCCCAGCACCACTTCGCCAGGCACGGGGAGAGATGGGCATGGCGGAGGGGATGCGGCGCCGGTGCATCACACTGCTCGTGCTCGTCGGCGTCGCTGCTCGGGCGGCTTCGGCCGTCACGGACGGTGAGATCTCGCAAACTGGTGCCCCCCGTATACGT
This window harbors:
- the LOC119359654 gene encoding uncharacterized protein LOC119359654 produces the protein MMVRAREMVQGPRCVALLLLVCMAALVASDTTDGLLPNGNFEEAPDRSQMDGTRVTGRYAIPRWEACGCVEYICSGQKQGDMVLPVPEGAHAVRLGNDASVQQQLSVTPGTHYAITFSAARTCAQAEKLNVTVGAQSGELPIQTVYTSSGWDSYSWAFEAKESVVTLTVHNPGYDEDAACGPVVDSFAIRTLLPPQSNEYNMLKNGDFEEGPYICPSTSCGVMVPPMDEDSYSPLFPWVILSSTKSVRYVDAAHYAVPQGARAVQLVFGAESALVQEVCTVPGVSYRMEFSIGDAADGCTGSLAVEAYAAGGRVTVPYESQGTGGFTRGVLEFTATEDRTRVVFVSASYNMKSDGTVCGPVVDDASLVCAQSHARRLLL